Proteins from a single region of Thunnus albacares chromosome 14, fThuAlb1.1, whole genome shotgun sequence:
- the xpo1b gene encoding exportin-1 isoform X1, which yields MPAIMTMLADHAAQQLLDFNQKLDINLLDNVVNCLYHGVGPQQRMAQEVLTHLKEHPDAWTRVDTILEFSQNMNTKYYALQILETVIKTRWKILPRNQCEGIKKYVVGLIIKTSSDASNVEKEKVYIGKLNMILVQILKQEWPKHWPTFISDIVGASRTSESLCQNNMIILKLLSEEVFDFSSGQMTQVKAKHLKDSMCNEFSQIFQLCQFVMENSQNAPLVHATLETLLRFLNWIPLGYIFETKLISTLVYKFLNVPMFRNVTLKCLTEIAGVSVSQYEEQFVTLFTLTMCQLKQMLPLNTNIRLAYANGKDDEQNFIQNLSLFLCTFLKEHGQLIEKRLNLRETLMEALHYMLLVSEVEETEIFKICLEYWNHLAAELYRESPFSTSTSPLLSGNQHFDVPPRRQLYLPVLSKVRLLMVSRMAKPEEVLVVENDQGEVVREFMKDTDSINLYKNMRETLVYLTHLDYADTERIMTEKLHNQVNGTEWSWKNLNTLCWAIGSISGAMHEEDEKRFLVTVIKDLLGLCEQKRGKDNKAIIASNIMYIVGQYPRFLRAHWKFLKTVVNKLFEFMHETHDGVQDMACDTFIKIAQKCRRHFIQVQVGEVMPFIDEILNNINTIICDLQPQQVHTFYEAVGYMIGAQTDQAVQEHLIEKYMLLPNQVWDSIIQQATKNVDILKDPETVKQLGSILKTNVRACKAVGHPFVIQLGRIYLDMLNVYKCLSENISAAIQTNGEMVTKQPLIRSMRTVKRETLKLISGWVSRSNDPQMVGENFVPPLLDAVLIDYQRNVPAAREPEVLSTMATIVNKLGGHITSEIPQIFDAVFECTLNMINKNFEEYPEHRTHFFYLLQAVNSHCFPAFLAIPPAQFKLVLDSIIWAFKHTMRNVADTGLQILYTLLQNVAQEEAAAQSFYQTYFCDILQHIFSVVTDTSHTAGLTMHASILAYMFNLVEEGKITTALNPATPANNQVFIQEYVANLLKTAFPHLQDAQVKVFVTGLFSLNQDIPAFKEHLRDFLVQIKEFAGEDTTDLFLEEREASLRQAQEEKHKIQMSVPGILNPHEIPEEMCD from the exons ATGCCAGCAATTATGACAATGTTAGCAGACCATGCagcacagcagctgctggaCTTCAACCAGAAACTGGATATCAACCTGCTGGATAATGTGGTGAACTGTCTATATCATGGGGTGGGACCACAG CAAAGGATGGCGCAAGAAGTGTTGACACACTTAAAAGAGCACCCAGATGCCTGGACAAGAGTGGATACCATCCTTGAGTTCTCCCAGAACATGAACACAAAG TACTATGCTCTTCAGATTCTGGAAACGGTTATCAAAACAAGATGGAAGATTCTTCCCAGGAATCAGTGTGAAG GTATAAAAAAGTATGTTGTTGGTCTGATTATCAAGACTTCATCAGATGCTTCAAATGTGGAG aaaGAAAAGGTGTACATTGGGAAGCTGAACATGATCCTTGTTCAG ATCTTGAAGCAGGAGTGGCCCAAACACTGGCCCACCTTCATCAGTGACATTGTAGGAGCAAGTCGAACCAGCGAGAGCCTTTGTCAGAACAACATGATCATTCTTAAGCTGCTCAGCGAGGAGGTCTTTGACTTCTCCAGTGGCCAGATGACCCAGGTCAAGGCCAAGCACTTAAAAGACAG CATGTGTAATGAATTCTCCCAGATATTCCAGCTTTGCCAGTTTGTTATG GAAAATTCCCAGAATGCCCCCTTGGTCCACGCCACTCTGGAGACCCTCTTGCGTTTTCTCAACTGGATTCCTTTGGGCTACATCTTTGAAACCAAACTGATCAGCACATTGGTGTATAAG tTCTTGAACGTGCCCATGTTCCGCAACGTGACACTGAAGTGCCTGACAGAGATTGCTGGCGTAAGCGTCAGCCAGTATGAGGAGCAGTTTGTCACCCTCTTCACACTGACCATGTGTCAGCTCAAACAG ATGCTGCCTCTGAACACCAACATTCGGCTGGCCTACGCCAACGGGAAGGACGACGAGCAGAACTTCATCCAAAACCTCAGTCTGTTCCTCTGCACTTTCCTGAAAGAGCACGGGCAGCTCATTGAGAAGCGGCTCAACCTCAGAGAAACATTAATGGAG GCCCTCCACTACATGTTGCTGGTGTCAGAGGTGGAAGAGACTGAGATCTTTAAAATCTGTCTTGAGTATTGGAACCATTTGGCTGCTGAGCTCTACAGAGAGAGTCCCTTCTCTACGTCCACTTCCCCTCTGCTCTCTGGCAACCAGCACTTTGACGTGCCACCACGCAGACAACTCTATCTGCCTGTACTCTCCAAG GTGCGCCTGCTGATGGTAAGTCGGATGGCCAAGCCGGAGGAGGTACTGGTGGTGGAGAATGACCAGGGAGAGGTGGTCAGAGAGTTCATGAAGGACACAGACTCCATCAACCTCTACAAGAACATGAGGGAAACACTTG TGTACCTGACTCACCTGGACTACGCCGACACGGAACGCATAATGACAGAGAAGCTTCACAACCAGGTGAACGGTACCGAGTGGTCCTGGAAGAACCTCAACACATTGTGCTGGGCCATCGGATCCATCAGCGGGGCCATGCACGAAGAGGACGAGAAGAGGTTCCTGGTCACTGTCATCAAG GATCTGCTGGGTCTGTGTGAGCAGAAGAGGGGAAAGGACAACAAGGCCATCATAGCCTCCAACATCATGTACATCGTTGGCCAGTATCCACGCTTTCTCAGAGCGCACTGGAAGTTCCTCAAAACCGTGGTCAACAAGCTCTTCGAGTTCATGCACG AGACCCATGACGGAGTTCAGGACATGGCGTGCGACACATTCATCAAGATCGCCCAGAAGTGCCGGCGCCACTTCATCCAGGTGCAGGTGGGAGAGGTGATGCCTTTCATCGACGAGATCCTGAACAACATCAACACCATCATCTGTGACCTTCAACCACAGCAG GTGCACACGTTCTACGAGGCAGTAGGTTATATGATCGGCGCTCAGACAGACCAGGCTGTTCAGGAGCACCTGATAGAGAAATACATGCTGCTGCCCAATCAAGTGTGGGACAGCATCATCCAGCAGGCCACCAAG AACGTGGACATTTTGAAGGACCCGGAGACTGTGAAACAGCTGGGCAGCATCCTGAAAACAAACGTCAGAGCCTGTAAGGCTGTGGGACACCCCTTTGTTATCCAGCTGGGACGAATTTACCTTGACATGCTCAACGTCTACAAGTGCCTCAGCGAGAATATCTCTGCTGCCATTCAGACAAATG GTGAGATGGTGACAAAACAGCCTTTGATCCGGAGCATGAGGACAGTGAAACGAGAAACTCTGAAACTGATCTCGGGCTGGGTCAGCCGATCAAATGATCCACAGATG GTTGGGGAGAACTTTGTTCCACCGCTGCTGGACGCCGTCCTCATTGATTACCAGCGCAATGTCCCTGCCGCCCGTGAGCCTGAGGTCCTCAGCACCATGGCAACCATCGTCAACAAACTGGGCGGACACATCACCAGTGAGATACCCCAGATCTTTGACGCCGTCTTTGAGTGCACCCTGAATATGATCAACAAG AACTTTGAGGAGTATCCCGAGCACAGGACCCACTTCTTCTACTTACTCCAAGCTGTAAACTCCCACTGCTTCCCTGCATTCCTCGCCATCCCCCCGGCCCAGTTCAAACTGGTGCTGGACTCTATCATCTGGGCCTTCAAACACACCATGAGGAACGTGGCTGACACCG GTCTGCAGATTCTCTACACGTTGCTACAGAACGTGGCTCAGGAGGAGGCAGCTGCTCAAAGTTTCTATCAGACATATTTCTGTGATATCCTGCAACACATCTTCTCTGTGGTCACCGACACATCTCACACTGCTG GCCTGACGATGCATGCATCCATCCTGGCCTACATGTTCAACTTGGTTGAGGAGGGGAAGATCACCACGGCACTGAACCCCGCCACCCCTGCTAACAACCAGGTGTTCATCCAGGAGTATGTAGCAAACCTGCTCAAGACTGCCTTCCCTCACCTACAAGA tGCTCAGGTGAAGGTGTTTGTGACCGGGCTGTTCAGCTTAAACCAGGACATTCCTGCCTTCAAGGAGCACCTTAGGGATTTCCTTGTACAGATAAAG GAGTTTGCAGGCGAGGATACCACAGACCTGTTCCTGGAAGAGAGGGAGGCATCGCTTCGTCAGGCCCAGGAGGAGAAACACAAGATCCAGATGTCGGTCCCTGGTATCCTCAACCCCCACGAGATCCCTGAGGAGATGTGTGACTGA
- the xpo1b gene encoding exportin-1 isoform X2, whose protein sequence is MLFRFWKRLSKQDGRFFPGISVKMPEFCSSGKPSAGRPASIKKYVVGLIIKTSSDASNVEKEKVYIGKLNMILVQILKQEWPKHWPTFISDIVGASRTSESLCQNNMIILKLLSEEVFDFSSGQMTQVKAKHLKDSMCNEFSQIFQLCQFVMENSQNAPLVHATLETLLRFLNWIPLGYIFETKLISTLVYKFLNVPMFRNVTLKCLTEIAGVSVSQYEEQFVTLFTLTMCQLKQMLPLNTNIRLAYANGKDDEQNFIQNLSLFLCTFLKEHGQLIEKRLNLRETLMEALHYMLLVSEVEETEIFKICLEYWNHLAAELYRESPFSTSTSPLLSGNQHFDVPPRRQLYLPVLSKVRLLMVSRMAKPEEVLVVENDQGEVVREFMKDTDSINLYKNMRETLVYLTHLDYADTERIMTEKLHNQVNGTEWSWKNLNTLCWAIGSISGAMHEEDEKRFLVTVIKDLLGLCEQKRGKDNKAIIASNIMYIVGQYPRFLRAHWKFLKTVVNKLFEFMHETHDGVQDMACDTFIKIAQKCRRHFIQVQVGEVMPFIDEILNNINTIICDLQPQQVHTFYEAVGYMIGAQTDQAVQEHLIEKYMLLPNQVWDSIIQQATKNVDILKDPETVKQLGSILKTNVRACKAVGHPFVIQLGRIYLDMLNVYKCLSENISAAIQTNGEMVTKQPLIRSMRTVKRETLKLISGWVSRSNDPQMVGENFVPPLLDAVLIDYQRNVPAAREPEVLSTMATIVNKLGGHITSEIPQIFDAVFECTLNMINKNFEEYPEHRTHFFYLLQAVNSHCFPAFLAIPPAQFKLVLDSIIWAFKHTMRNVADTGLQILYTLLQNVAQEEAAAQSFYQTYFCDILQHIFSVVTDTSHTAGLTMHASILAYMFNLVEEGKITTALNPATPANNQVFIQEYVANLLKTAFPHLQDAQVKVFVTGLFSLNQDIPAFKEHLRDFLVQIKEFAGEDTTDLFLEEREASLRQAQEEKHKIQMSVPGILNPHEIPEEMCD, encoded by the exons ATGCTCTTCAGATTCTGGAAACGGTTATCAAAACAAGATGGAAGATTCTTCCCAGGAATCAGTGTGAAG ATGCCTGAATTTTGTTCAAGTGGCAAACCCAGTGCAGGGCGACCGGCAA GTATAAAAAAGTATGTTGTTGGTCTGATTATCAAGACTTCATCAGATGCTTCAAATGTGGAG aaaGAAAAGGTGTACATTGGGAAGCTGAACATGATCCTTGTTCAG ATCTTGAAGCAGGAGTGGCCCAAACACTGGCCCACCTTCATCAGTGACATTGTAGGAGCAAGTCGAACCAGCGAGAGCCTTTGTCAGAACAACATGATCATTCTTAAGCTGCTCAGCGAGGAGGTCTTTGACTTCTCCAGTGGCCAGATGACCCAGGTCAAGGCCAAGCACTTAAAAGACAG CATGTGTAATGAATTCTCCCAGATATTCCAGCTTTGCCAGTTTGTTATG GAAAATTCCCAGAATGCCCCCTTGGTCCACGCCACTCTGGAGACCCTCTTGCGTTTTCTCAACTGGATTCCTTTGGGCTACATCTTTGAAACCAAACTGATCAGCACATTGGTGTATAAG tTCTTGAACGTGCCCATGTTCCGCAACGTGACACTGAAGTGCCTGACAGAGATTGCTGGCGTAAGCGTCAGCCAGTATGAGGAGCAGTTTGTCACCCTCTTCACACTGACCATGTGTCAGCTCAAACAG ATGCTGCCTCTGAACACCAACATTCGGCTGGCCTACGCCAACGGGAAGGACGACGAGCAGAACTTCATCCAAAACCTCAGTCTGTTCCTCTGCACTTTCCTGAAAGAGCACGGGCAGCTCATTGAGAAGCGGCTCAACCTCAGAGAAACATTAATGGAG GCCCTCCACTACATGTTGCTGGTGTCAGAGGTGGAAGAGACTGAGATCTTTAAAATCTGTCTTGAGTATTGGAACCATTTGGCTGCTGAGCTCTACAGAGAGAGTCCCTTCTCTACGTCCACTTCCCCTCTGCTCTCTGGCAACCAGCACTTTGACGTGCCACCACGCAGACAACTCTATCTGCCTGTACTCTCCAAG GTGCGCCTGCTGATGGTAAGTCGGATGGCCAAGCCGGAGGAGGTACTGGTGGTGGAGAATGACCAGGGAGAGGTGGTCAGAGAGTTCATGAAGGACACAGACTCCATCAACCTCTACAAGAACATGAGGGAAACACTTG TGTACCTGACTCACCTGGACTACGCCGACACGGAACGCATAATGACAGAGAAGCTTCACAACCAGGTGAACGGTACCGAGTGGTCCTGGAAGAACCTCAACACATTGTGCTGGGCCATCGGATCCATCAGCGGGGCCATGCACGAAGAGGACGAGAAGAGGTTCCTGGTCACTGTCATCAAG GATCTGCTGGGTCTGTGTGAGCAGAAGAGGGGAAAGGACAACAAGGCCATCATAGCCTCCAACATCATGTACATCGTTGGCCAGTATCCACGCTTTCTCAGAGCGCACTGGAAGTTCCTCAAAACCGTGGTCAACAAGCTCTTCGAGTTCATGCACG AGACCCATGACGGAGTTCAGGACATGGCGTGCGACACATTCATCAAGATCGCCCAGAAGTGCCGGCGCCACTTCATCCAGGTGCAGGTGGGAGAGGTGATGCCTTTCATCGACGAGATCCTGAACAACATCAACACCATCATCTGTGACCTTCAACCACAGCAG GTGCACACGTTCTACGAGGCAGTAGGTTATATGATCGGCGCTCAGACAGACCAGGCTGTTCAGGAGCACCTGATAGAGAAATACATGCTGCTGCCCAATCAAGTGTGGGACAGCATCATCCAGCAGGCCACCAAG AACGTGGACATTTTGAAGGACCCGGAGACTGTGAAACAGCTGGGCAGCATCCTGAAAACAAACGTCAGAGCCTGTAAGGCTGTGGGACACCCCTTTGTTATCCAGCTGGGACGAATTTACCTTGACATGCTCAACGTCTACAAGTGCCTCAGCGAGAATATCTCTGCTGCCATTCAGACAAATG GTGAGATGGTGACAAAACAGCCTTTGATCCGGAGCATGAGGACAGTGAAACGAGAAACTCTGAAACTGATCTCGGGCTGGGTCAGCCGATCAAATGATCCACAGATG GTTGGGGAGAACTTTGTTCCACCGCTGCTGGACGCCGTCCTCATTGATTACCAGCGCAATGTCCCTGCCGCCCGTGAGCCTGAGGTCCTCAGCACCATGGCAACCATCGTCAACAAACTGGGCGGACACATCACCAGTGAGATACCCCAGATCTTTGACGCCGTCTTTGAGTGCACCCTGAATATGATCAACAAG AACTTTGAGGAGTATCCCGAGCACAGGACCCACTTCTTCTACTTACTCCAAGCTGTAAACTCCCACTGCTTCCCTGCATTCCTCGCCATCCCCCCGGCCCAGTTCAAACTGGTGCTGGACTCTATCATCTGGGCCTTCAAACACACCATGAGGAACGTGGCTGACACCG GTCTGCAGATTCTCTACACGTTGCTACAGAACGTGGCTCAGGAGGAGGCAGCTGCTCAAAGTTTCTATCAGACATATTTCTGTGATATCCTGCAACACATCTTCTCTGTGGTCACCGACACATCTCACACTGCTG GCCTGACGATGCATGCATCCATCCTGGCCTACATGTTCAACTTGGTTGAGGAGGGGAAGATCACCACGGCACTGAACCCCGCCACCCCTGCTAACAACCAGGTGTTCATCCAGGAGTATGTAGCAAACCTGCTCAAGACTGCCTTCCCTCACCTACAAGA tGCTCAGGTGAAGGTGTTTGTGACCGGGCTGTTCAGCTTAAACCAGGACATTCCTGCCTTCAAGGAGCACCTTAGGGATTTCCTTGTACAGATAAAG GAGTTTGCAGGCGAGGATACCACAGACCTGTTCCTGGAAGAGAGGGAGGCATCGCTTCGTCAGGCCCAGGAGGAGAAACACAAGATCCAGATGTCGGTCCCTGGTATCCTCAACCCCCACGAGATCCCTGAGGAGATGTGTGACTGA